The Xiphophorus couchianus chromosome 14, X_couchianus-1.0, whole genome shotgun sequence genome includes a region encoding these proteins:
- the mrpl52 gene encoding large ribosomal subunit protein mL52, whose translation MAAPIRTLCCSALKLSGRHFSSTCGVQAGQKWRLEHGLARSGTEYGPMTDLPDWSFEDGRPAPPLKGQIRRRQEKETLARRIVMLNSEVDHGVEAWNKKQEEARRTEEHRKSLLLKPKGKLLMKKSKS comes from the exons ATGGCGGCGCCCATCAGGACTTTGTGCTGTTCAG CCCTGAAACTTTCAGGAAGACACTTCAGCTCCACATGTGGAGTACAAGCTGGACAAAAATGGAGGCTAGA ACACGGTCTGGCCAGAAGTGGGACAGAATACGGACCAATGACAGATCTGCCTGACTGGTCTTTTGAAG ACGGACGTCCGGCACCTCCTCTGAAAGGCCAGATTAGGAGAAGACAAGAGAAGGAAACATTAGCT AGGCGCATCGTGATGCTGAACTCGGAGGTGGATCATGGAGTAGAAGCCTGGAACAAGAAGCAGGAGGAGGCCAGACGAACGGAGGAGCACAGAAAGTCTCTTTTACTCAAACCCAAAGGAAAGCTGTTGATGAAGAAATCCAAGAGTTAG
- the mmp14a gene encoding matrix metalloproteinase-14a: MLPQLLSLACCLFCLHSVNANVLKAEAWLQKYGYLPPGDVRAQAIRSPQSIETAISAMQKFYGLTVTGTIDTNTLEAMSRPRCGVPDKFGPELKTNLRRKRYARQGLKWDKSEVTFSIENYTPKVGERATHDAIRKAFKVWESAIPLTFREIPFSQIRGKVDKYADIMLSFADGFHGDSTPFDGEGGFLAHAYFPGNGIGGDTHFDLAEPWTTGTVDQGGNDVFLVAVHELGHALGLEHSDEPSAIMAPFYQWFETENFQLPDDDRRGIQAIYGSKSGVPPPPPRPTKPSKPDKPDEGPDICEGHFDTIAILRGEKFVFKDKWFWRLRNDKVLPGYPRPAGQFWKGLPSNINAAYERSDGKFVFFKGERYWVYSESSLERGYPKSIKDLGTGLPKDKIDAALFYTPTGQTYFFKGTQYYRFNEQTHKVHSDYPKPISKWSGAPDNIKATFMSEDGSYTYFYKANKYWKFNNQHMKVESGYPKSVLRDWMGCDSEEPKKGRTVIIIEETEGGSWVAGVVIPLLLLVLVLLTLGALLFFRKYGTPRRLLYCKRSLLDKV, translated from the exons ATGCTGCCGCAGCTGCTCAGCCTGGCCTGCTGTCTCTTCTGCTTGCACTCTGTCAACGCAAATGTACTGAAAGCTGAG GCGTGGCTGCAGAAGTATGGCTACCTGCCGCCGGGTGACGTCAGAGCCCAGGCCATCCGCTCACCGCAGTCGATTGAGACGGCGATCTCAGCCATGCAGAAGTTTTACGGACTGACCGTCACTGGAACCATAGATACCAACACGCTAGA AGCAATGAGTCGGCCGCGGTGTGGCGTCCCGGACAAGTTCGGTCCAGAGCTGAAAACCAACCTGAGGAGGAAGAGATACGCGAGGCAAGGTCTGAAGTGGGACAAGTCTGAGGTCACCTTCAG CATAGAGAACTACACCCCCAAAGTGGGCGAGAGAGCCACGCATGACGCCATCCGAAAGGCCTTTAAGGTTTGGGAGAGCGCCATCCCGCTCACCTTCAGGGAGATTCCCTTCAGCCAGATCAGAGGGAAGGTCGACAAGTACGCCGACATCATGCTGTCCTTCGCCGACGGCTTTCACGGCGACAGCACCCCGTTCGACGGAGAGGGCGGCTTCCTGGCACACGCTTACTTCCCTGGTAACGGCATCGGAGGGGACACGCACTTTGACCTGGCCGAACCGTGGACCACCGGCACCGTGGATCAGGGAG gAAATGATGTTTTCCTGGTGGCGGTCCATGAACTGGGCCACGCTCTGGGTCTGGAGCACTCCGACGAGCCTTCAGCCATCATGGCCCCCTTCTACCAGTGgtttgaaacagaaaacttCCAGCTGCCGGACGATGACCGCCGCGGCATCCAGGCTATTTATG GCTCCAAATCTGGAgttccccctcctcctcctcgtcccaCAAAGCCGTCCAAGCCTGACAAACCCGACGAAGGCCCCGACATATGCGAGGGACACTTTGACACCATCGCCATTCTCAGAGGGGAAAAGTTTGTCTTCAAG GACAAGTGGTTTTGGCGTCTGCGTAACGACAAGGTCTTACCCGGCTATCCCAGGCCAGCCGGTCAGTTCTGGAAGGGCCTTCCTTCAAACATCAACGCCGCGTACGAGAGGAGTGATGGGAAGTTTGTCTTCTTTAAGG GTGAGAGATACTGGGTTTACAGCGAGTCCAGCTTGGAGAGGGGTTATCCGAAGAGCATTAAAGACCTGGGCACCGGTCTCCCCAAAGACAAGATCGACGCCGCTCTCTTCTACACGCCAACAGGACAGACGTACTTCTTCAAGGGAACTCA GTACTACCGGTTCAACGAACAGACTCACAAAGTGCACAGCGACTATCCAAAGCCCATCAGCAAGTGGAGCGGAGCCCCAGATAACATTAAAGCTACATTCATGAGTGAAGATGGAT CTTACACTTACTTCTACAAGGCCAACAAGTACTGGAAGTTCAACAACCAGCACATGAAGGTGGAGTCCGGTTACCCCAAGTCGGTGCTGCGCGACTGGATGGGCTGCGACAGCGAGGAGCCCAAGAAGGGCCGGACGGTGATCATCATCGAGGAGACGGAGGGCGGCTCCTGGGTGGCGGGCGTGGTCATCCCCCTCCTCCTGCTGGTGCTGGTGCTGCTCACGCTGGGAGCGCTTTTGTTCTTCAGGAAGTACGGCACGCCCCGACGCCTCCTCTACTGTAAGAGATCGCTGCTGGACAAGGTGTAG